ACTTCTTAAAGCCCAGCTTGGGGGCTATCTCTCTAAAGCAGTGTCTGCAGAGCATAAGGCCGTGTATCCTGATTATCGGGCCGTACTGGCCGCAGCGCATGCACCTTCTCGCACCCTTCCCAAACTTCCTGGGCTTCCTCTTGTTGTAGTCAGCCTTCGCCATCTCACAATCCCTCCACGGTAACCTTAAACTCCTCCATAGCGAAGACGATACCTTCCTCCTTGGTCAGCTTGTGCCTGTTCGGTATCTTCTTCCTCTGCCTCTTCCTCTTGGCGACCCTGAAGCCGGGCCTCTCGAGGGTGACGCAGACGTCCATACCGAAGATGCCTATCTCTGGGTCGTACTCGACGCCCGGTATGTTGATGTGCTCGTCTATTCCAAAGCAGAAGTTGCCGTGCTCGTCGAAGTTGCTCGCCTTGAGCTTGTTGTCAACCGCAGCGAGGAGTCTCTTGAGCATCTCCTCCGCCTTCTCGCCGCGGAGGGTGACCTTGACCGCTATCGGCTCTCCGCGCCTGATTCCGAAGTCCTTGTTGGTCTGCTTTGCCCGTCTCCTTATCGGCTTCTGGCCGACGAGTGCCTCGAGCATCTTCTCGGCCTTGGTGAGCCTCTCACCGCTCTCGCCAACTCCGATGTTTATTGTGACCTTGGCAATCCTGGGCTTTCTCATCGGGTGAGCTTCCCAGTCTGCAAGGATAGCCTCTCTGTTGATCTGCATCTCATCTCACCTCACGGAAGGGAAATCTCCGGCTTCTCCTTACCAACGACGAAGGCGTACTCCTTCAGGGTGTCGAAGAGCTCGCCGTTCTCGTCCTCGATGGTGACGACGTCCGGCCATCCCATCGGGAATCCCCTGACCTCGACGACCTTACCCTTCCTCGCAACGTTCTTACCCTGGGTAACGAAGACGTAAGCGCCTACCTCGAACGGGATGACCTCGATGACCTCCCTGTCGGGAACCTTCATGAGGACCGTGTAGGCCGTCCTGTACTTGTCCTTCTCGTCCATGGTGACAAGGTGGTTGCTTCCGTCGTGGAGGTTGAGCTGAACCTTCGCTCCCTTGACCATGCGCTTGTTGCTTATCCTGAGCGGCTTGATGTTGGCTTCCTTCTCGCTTATCGGGTGGAGTATGAGCTTGCCAATCCTGTTCGGAAGAACCCTGTAGTGCTCGCCGGTCTCGGGGATGGAAACGACGTCCATGATTCCGACCGGGAACTTGTAGTCCTTCCTAACGCGGCCGTCAACGAGGACCTTGCCCTCGTTGAGTATCTTCCTCGCCTCACGAGCGGTCTTGGCGTAGCCGAGGTAGTCCCTGACTATGTAGAGCAGCGGGATCGAGGTCCTCATGCTGTGCGGACCCGGTCTCGGCCTGACCGCCCACTTGTAGGTCTTCCTTGAGATGTACCACTGATTCGGAGCGGCAAGCCTCTTAAGGTGCCTCTTGGCTCCTTTCCTCGCCATCAACCAGCCCTCCTATTAATTATCTTCTCCCTCTTCTCGTCCTCAAGGTTGAGGTCTATTATCATGACGTTCGACGGGTGAACCGGGTAGAAGACCTCGGTGCCGTCGACCTTCTTCTGGGTGACTCCCTCGACGTGTATCCTGTACCTCTTGAGGTCAACCTCAAGGACCTTGCCTTCCTTGCCCTTGAAGTCGCCGCGCATAACGCGAACCTTGTCGCCCTCCCTGATCGGAAGGCTCCTCACGCCGTACTTGTTCCTGAGCTCCGGGCTCAGGGTGGCAGCCATTATCTTGCTCCTAAGGTGAAGGGGAGCGTTGTAGAGGAACTTCCTCTGCTTCTTGGGCTGTCTCGTCTTCAACTTCATCATTCTCACCTCACAACACTATGCTCGCTATGCTTCCGAGCCTGACCCAGCGCTCGGCGGCTTCCCTGGCTATGGCACCCCTGATCTCGGTTCCCCTCGGGACACCCTCGGGGGTGACTATCGCTGCCGCGTTGTCCTCGAACTTGACGCGCATGCCATCAAGGCGCCTGTACTCCTTCCTCTGCCTGACGACAACGGCCCTAACCACCTGGTGCCTAATGTCCGGCCTTCCCTTCTTGACGGCGGCGATGACCATGTCGCCGACACCGGCTGAGGCGAGCCTCCTCCTGGTGCCCTTGTAGCCAACGACGCCGATTATCTGGATGACCTTGGCGCCGCTGTTGTCGGCAACCTTGAGGTAAGCGCCTATCGGAAGAGCGCGAGTCGGCCTGACCGGGCTAATACCTCTCGTAGCACCTGCACCCTTCTTCGCCATTTAGATCACCTCTCGCCAGCCCTCTTGGTAACTGCAACGACAACCCAGCTCTTGGTCTTGCTTATCGGCCTGGTCTCGGCTATGAGAACCTTGTCGCCGACCTTGGCGTCTATGCACTCCGGGTTGTGAGCGTGAACCTTGCTCCTCCTGAGCTCATACCTCTCGTACTTTTTGAGGTAGTGGTAGTGCTGCCTCTCGACGACGACGGTCTTCTTGCCCTTGTCGCTGACGACTATTCCCTCGAAGTATCTGCCGTGTATCTTGAGGTGCCCGTGCCAGGGGCAGTGCGGGTCGTCGCACTTCTCAGCGGGAGGCTGAACCTTCAATCCGATCTCTCTCATTTTCGCCACCTCTTCTTCAATCTCATCTCGGGTCTTCCAATCAGCTCTTTTCCGTTGATTCGGATCCTTTTATCGCCAACTTCAAACTCGAGCTCCACCACGTCCTTCGGGATAACCCAGACCCTCTCACCGCCGATGGTGAGGGTGTTCCTCGTCTCGTCAAGGACGTAGCCCTCGATGCCAACCAGCTCTGGATGAGATGCCCTTATAATTTTTGCTTTCAGCCCTATGAGCTCGCTCCAGATGATGTTCTTTGCCGTTACTCGATTTCTATCAGGTCCTCTGAAAATCCAAGGTCTCCTAGCAACTTCTTGACCCTTTCTCTGTGGTCTCCCTGGAGCTCTATCCTTCCCTTCTTTACCGTTCCGCCGCATGCCAGCTTCGCCTTCAGCTTCTTTGCTATATCTTCGAGGTCGAACTCCTTTTCGTCTATGCCCTCGATTATGGTTTTAAGCTTTCCGTAGCGGGCCTTCTCTATGTAGACTCTAATTCTCTGCTGCTCCTTCAGCACTTCTTTAAAGAGCATCTCATCCAGAGGGTTAACAATCCTAGGCACTAACCATCACCTTTTCTCCCTAAGCTTCTCCTTCTTTATGGTCAGCAGGCGCGCAATGTCGCGCCTGATGTTCCGGATGACCATGGGGTTCTCAAGCGAGGCCCCCATGGTGAGCACACCCCTCTCCTTGGCGAGCTCGAGGCGGAGCTCCCTGAGCTTCTTCTCGATCTCCTCGATGCTCATCTCCCTAATCTCACTCGGCTTCATTGGTGCTCACCTCTTCCTCGACGGGCTTCTCTATAACCTCTATCTCGTCCGGGAGCTTGGCGTCGGGCGGCATGATGGAGACCTTAACTCCGATGACACCGAGCTTGAGCTTGGCCTGGGCGTAGCCCTTGCTGACGAGGGTCTCGGCGGGGTTTCCGACCTTGGCGAGGTAGCCCTGGTAGAACCTGACGCTCTTGGCCCTCTCACCGGTGAGCTTTCCGCTCAGGCGAATCTCAACGCCCCTGGCGCCGTTCCTCATTATGGCCCTGATGGCTGAGTAGGCTGCCCTCCTGAAGTGGATGCCCCTCTCGAGGGCCTGGGCAAGCCTGACGGCCTGAACCTTGGCGTTGAGGTAGGGGTTCTTTATCTCCTCAACCTCGATCTGCGGGTTCTCAAGGTTGAACTTCCTCTCGAGGGTTCTGGTGAGCTCCCTGATGCGCCTTCCACCCCTTCCAATGACGTAGCCGGGGTTGGCGGCGAAAATGACGACCTTGGTTCCGAGGGGGGTCTTCTTGATGTCTATTCCACCGTAGCCCGCTCTGCGGAGCTCTTTCTCAAGGTACTCGTCGATGAGCATCTCCTTAACGCCTTCCTTGATGAAGTATCTCTCGATCGCCAAAAGTCTCACCTCCTAACTTCCTCAACGACTATCTCGATGTGGGTGGTCTGCTCGTTGAACGGTGTGGCCCTTCCGAAGGCCCTCGGTATGTATCCGCGAAGTACTGGTCCGCGCTGGGCAGCCGCGTGGATTATCTTGAGCCTGTCCGGGTCGAGGCCCTTCTGCTCGGCGTTGTTCTTGGCGTTGAGGAGGACTTTCTTGACGGCCTTGGCGACCTTGACCGGGTACCTTCCGGGGCCGAAGCCCTTGCCAGGCTTGTGACCCTGGCTGTCGTTGAAGCGCCTCATCGGAACCGGCCTCTTGAGTGCTATAACGTCGTCGAGGTAGCGAAGCGCGTCGTTGAGCATCATGCCCTTTATCTCCCTGAGGAGCTCGATGCTGTGCTTGGGGGAAATTCTGAGGTCCCTTCCGCTGGCGCGAGCCATCCTGTCCGGGTCAAAATTTTGGAATGAGTAGGAAAACCTGCCCCTGCTCATCTATACCACCTCACTTGATGGCCACGAACATTGACGACCTGGTCGCACCGACACCAGGTGAGCCGTGCTGGACGATTCTCCTCGTGAGGGCGAACTCGCCGAGGTAGTGGCCTATCATTTCCTCCTTGATCTCTATCGGGACGAACTCCTTTCCGTTGTAGACATGGATGGTCATGCCGACCATCTCGGGGAGAATGACCATGTCCCTGCTGTGGGTCCTTATGGGCTTCTTGTACTTGCCCTTCTTGGCAAGCCTTATCTTCCTGAGGAGCTTTTTCTGCTCCGGGCTGAGGCCCCTCCTGAGGCTCCTCCTCTGCCTGCTCGGAAGGAGCTTGGCGAAGTCCTCGAGTGACATGTTGAGCAGTTCCTCGAAGCTGTAACCCCTGTACTTAAACTCCTTCTTTCTCGCCATCTTCACTTCCTCCTACCAGTTCTTCTCGCGGCTATGTGACCGACCTTCCTTCCGGGCGGGGCGCGCCTCGAAACGGTGCTCGGCCTGCCGATGTGGTGCTCCTTACCACCGTGCGGGTGGTTGACGGCGTTCATCTTGACACCCCTCGGCTTCGGCCAGAACCTGTTCCTTGCCTTGGCGATGTAGTAGGCCTTACCAGCCTTGACTATGGGCTTCTCGAGCCTACCACCGCCGGCGACGACACCTATGGTGGCCCTGCAGGTCGGCTTGAACTGCTTGAGCTCACCGCTCGGAAGCTGGACTATGACCTTGTCCTTCTCCCTGCTGACGACGAGTGCGTAGGCACCGCCTGCTCTAACGTACTTTCCACCGTCGCCAGGAACGCCCTCGATGTCGTAGACGTAGCTTCCCTCGGGTATCATTGCCAGCGGGAGGGTGTTGCCGATCTTAATCGGGGCGTTCGGCCCGATGGCTATCTCCTCGCCGACGAGGATTCCCTCGGGGGCTATGATGAGCTTCTCCATGCCGTTCTCGAACTTGACGCGAGCCACTGGGGCAGTCCTTCCCGGGTCGTGGAGTATCTCGACGACCTTGCCGACGAGGGTCTTCTCCTTGGTAAGGTTGAGCGGAACGTACCTAACGGCACCCCTGTACCTGTGGGAGGGGGCCCTAAAGGTCGTGGTTCCCTTACCTCTCCTCTGCTGAATCAAACTCTTTCCCATCTCACTCACCCCGTCAGAACAATCCTATCCTGGCAGCAACCTCACTTGCGCTGTACTCAGGCTTGAGCTTCACGTAGGCCTTCTTCTCTCCCCTCATGGTTATGAGGGTGTTGACCTTCTCGACCTTGACCTCGAACATCGCTTCCACGGCCCTCTTGATGTCCTGCTTGGTGGCGCGCTTGTCAACTATGAAGGTGAGCTTGTTCTCGTTCTCTATCATCGCCACGGCCTTCTCCGTGACGACCGGCTTGATGATGACTTTGTACGGATCCATCTCTCATCACCCGTAAATCTCCCTAAGCCTCTCTATAGCTCCCTTCGTCCAGATGGTAAGCCTTCCGGGGTGGGTACCCGGAGCGAGCAGCTCGGCACTGAGGTTCTCGACGGTGACGACGTCAACACCCGGGTGGTTCCTGGCTCCCTGGACGATTCCCTCGTTCTTGGCGACGACGATGAGCGGTCCCTTGGCCTTCTTGTAGCGCCTTCCGCGCATCTTACCCTTACCTGCCCTTATCTTGGTGTTCTTCTTGGCCCTCTCGATGTCGTCCCAGACGCCGAGCTTCTTGAATATCTCCCTGGTCTGGGCGGTCTTGAAGACCTTCTCGAGGTCGTCGGTGACGACTATCGGAACCTGCGGAATGTTGTCAACGATGTGGCCCCTGGCCCTGACGAGGTCGTAGTTGGCGGTTGCAGCTATGGCGCTCATTATAGCCAGCCTGCGCTCCTTCTTGTTGATGTCCTCCCAGATGACCTTCTCAACCTTGGGCGGGTGGGTTCTCCTTCCGCCCCTCGCGAAGGGAACGAAGGCAGCAAACCTCGGGGAGGTCTTTATCCTCTCAACCCTCGCCATGCCGTGGCCCTTTCCGATGTTCTCGGTGACCCTTCTCTTACCGGCCATTGGGTCTCTGCCCTGCGGCTGTATCCTGTGGGTCCATGAAGCGATGACGGCACGCCTGATGAGGTCGGGCCTGAATGGAGTGGCAAAGACCTTCGGAAGCTCTATCTCCTCCACAGGCTCGCCTTCGAGATTGAAAACCTTAACCTTCATCTATCTCACCTCACTGCTTGGATTCCCTACTGACGTAGGTTATCTGCGGCCTCTCAACCGGCGGCTTCTTCTTCGGCGGCCTAATAGCCGGCCTGACCCTGATGATCCTCTTGAAGGCTCCCGGAACGGTGCCCTGTATCATGAGGAAGTCGCTCCTTATGACTCCGTAGTGCGGGAAGCCACCCTTCGGGGTGACCTCTACCTCGTTCTTCTCGTCGAGCTTGAGCTTGCCGTTCTCGCCTATCGCTATGAGCCTCTTGTTGAACTCGGTCCTGTGGTGGAAGCCCATCTGACCCGCCTGCGGAACCGTCCACATGACCCTGGTCGGGTGCCACGGGCCGAGGTTACCGACGTGCCTGGCCTTTCCAGCGCGCTGGGCCTTGTGGAACTGTATCTTAATTCCCCAGCGCTTGACCGGGCCCTGGGTTCCCTTACCCTTGGTGACGGCTATGATGTCGAGGAGCTCGCCCTCGTGGAGAACCTCGCTCGCTCTAAGTTCTTTGCCTATCTTCTCCTTGGCGTACTCGAACTTGGCCTTGACGTCGTCGCCACCGATGGCGTACTCCATGACTTCCGGCTTCTTCTTGAGTTTGATGAGCCACGGCTGGGTGTGAACGAGAAGGCGAACGTCAACTATCTCGCCGTCGTTGACGAGGTCCTCAAGCTGGCCGAGCTTGGCCTTGAAGGCATCCTCGCCGTACTCCTTTGGCAGGGTCTTTATCCTTCTCTTAACGTAGTCGTTGAGCTCGTGGAACCAGACCTCTGTGGCGGTCTCGAGACCGAGGTAGCCCTGCCTGTAGGCCCTGATTCCGTAGACGAAGAGCGGCGGGACCTCGACTATCGTGACCGGCATGAAGATCTCCTTGCCCTTGGTGAGCCCTGGCCTGTCGTCTATCATGAGGATGTGGGTCATGCCAGCCTTATAGCCGGCGAAACCGAGCATCCTGACTTCGCTGTCCTGTGGCCACTTCCTGATTCTCGGGACTATGCTCTTGGCCCTCTTTCTAGGGGAGTAAGCCAGTGAACCTCTCCTTGGCCTGTGTATTTTTCCCATCTCAATCCCTCCTTATGAGATTAAACACCGCGAGTGTGGCCAACACGGCCTCCTCGGTGCGGACGGTTTTCGTCCGCTGATTCGGAACGGTGTTGAGGATTAGATCAAAGTCATATTCCTCCTCGCCGAGGAGCTCCATCACACCTTTCCTCGGTGAGCCAAACACGAATCCGACCTCCCCCTCGAGCGGGGGAAGCTTCACCTCTCGAATGTCACGCCCCTTCCTGGAGGTGGCAATCGCCAAATCCAGCCTGGCCTTTTTAAGTGTTTTTGCCAGTGACTTCCCTGTTAGATGCACCCTGTACCCCCAGTATTCCTCTGGCTTCGCTGGTATCACTCTGAGCGGCCTTACCGAGACTATTCTGAACGTTGCACGCCCCTCAATGTCCCCCTCCACCATCGCAAGATCGTCGAGGCCTATGTCCGCGTAGGTTCTCCTCCCTTTCCGGAAGGCGAAGCCCTCACGGATCTCCCCCACCTTTGGTTTCCCCTTGAGCTTGTGGTGAGGGGTTCTCAGCGGCGGGATGACGCCGACGTACTTGAGTTCCGGCATGAGGGGGAACAGCCTCTTTCTGAGGTACTGGGGCGTTTCCGCGTACTCCAGGATGGTCTTGATGAACCTTCCGTCCCTGCCGCCGGCCCTGTAGATCCACACGTGTTCAACGCCGAAGATTGCGCAGGCCCTGGCTATCTGGCCAACCTTGTACGTTCTGATTTTGGGGTCGTCGGTCTCTTCGAGGAGCGAATCCGGAATGAAGACGTGCCAGGCCATTTTTCCGTCATCCTTCGCTATGGTAACTTCAACGCTGAAGTGGGGTCTATGGAGAGTATTTAAAAGGCTTTCGAACCCTTCCACCCTTTTTTGGGTTCGAAGGTGTACAAATTTTTTGCAATCAGCCCTTTGCTTCGCATGTTGAGACTTTCGTCTCAACACGTCGGGAAGCTTCGCTTCCCACGAAGCGCTGGCGGAATGTTTTTGAGCGTGAGATTTGGAATTTGGTATGTTGCATGCACTTTTAATGTATTTCCTAGGAAGGGGTTTATCTCCAACCTGCTGTTTTTAATCGTGTTTTCTTATTGTTAGCGCCCTTCGGGCGCTGAGTTGGAGTAAAACACACGCTCAAATTGATGAAATTTGGTGCAAACCCATTAAAACGCACCTCATTAAAATGGCATGCAAACATTTCCATGTCCTTCTAACGGTGAAGACTTTTTGATCAACCTTTGCTTGCGCAAAGGTTGAGGGAAAGCCTTTTAACTTGCAGGGGTGCAAGTAACTTGTGGGGGTGCAAGTTAATGCTGTTTTCACCTTACCCAAAGACTAAGAGGGAAGAACTCTTTGACCGGGAAAGGGAACTCAAAGAGCTTGAGGAGGCCGTGAAGAGGAGAGAAAGGCTAATCCTCCTTCTTGGCCTAAGAAGGCTTGGAAAAAGCTCACTTCTCAACGTCGCACTCAACGAGCTCACCTACCCCTCAATAAAAGTCGACGTGAGAAAAACCTACTCCGAGTTCTCATCCGTCAACAGGTACGTAATCGGGAAGATGCTCCTTTCAGGGATGAGCGGAAGAAAAAAACTAGTTGAGGAGGCAAAACTTTTCCTTGAGAGGGTCAAGGGAGTAAGCGTTTCCGGGCTCAAGCTGGAGATAACCTCAAAAGACTTCTCAATAACCGAACTCTTAGAAGCGCTCAACGAATACGGAGAAAAAGCCGGGAGGGTCATCATAGCCTTCGATGAAGCCCAATACCTTCGCTTTGGAGGGGCAACGAGGTATGACGGGATTCTCGCATACGCCATCGACAACCTCGAAAACCTAACCTTTATCCTCACTGGCTCCGAAGTTGGCCTTCTCTTCGACTTCCTTAAGTTTGATAACCCGGAAGCGCCACTCTTTGGCAGATACCACCACGATGTAATCTTAGATAGATTCAGCCCAGAGATAAGTGCTGAGTTTTTGAGAAAGGGATTTGAGGAAGCCCATTTCGAAGTGAGCGGACGGGAGATCGAAGGTGCTGTGGGAGAACTCGACGGGATTCCCGGTTGGTTGGCTCTCTACGGATATACACGGGTCACAAAAAACCTTAGACACGAAGAGGCCATAAACGAAGTTCTGGGAGAGGCCAAGAGTTTAATCCAAACTGAGCTGTCGAAGCTCTTCGCCTACAGCCCAAGGTACAGGGTTATTCTCAAGGCGATAGCCCTTGGGTATTCACGGTGGAAGGACATCAAGGACTATTTAACGCTCAAGCTCGGCTACATCAATGATTCGAATTTCTCAGCACTCCTTGAAAACCTCGTGAAGTCGGGCTACGTGGAGAAGAAAGAGGGAAGGTACATCATCCCTGATCCTGTACTTGAGAAAGTGTTCCGAGAGCTCTAACTTGCACCCCCGCAAGTAACTTGTAGGGGTGAAAGTTAAGTGACCAACCGCCATTAGCACTGAGCTGGATTAGTGTCTGGAACTTCATCCGCCAGAGCTCAAGATAGAAAAATCAGGGCACGGGCAAACTTTCGACCTGTGAAGATTATCCTCCCCAAGATAATCCTCACAGGCATAATTTTTGAAGCGTTGCTTAATCCACAAACGCCAGCCCGTTCCACAGCTCCCTCATCTCGCGTGTGGCGTCTGGATAGACCCTCTTGAAGGTTATCCGCCAGTAGCCGTTCCTGAGGTCCTCTATGTCCTCGATGTGGATTTTCACGCCGAGCCTCTCGAAGTGGGTCACCATCCTGTGGGCGGTGCTTATGTTCTTCACCCTCACCGTGAAGACCTCCTCAACCTCGCCGCCGTTGGCGACCTCGTGGATGCTCTCGACAAACGGCCGGAGGATGGCCTTTCCAAGGGCTTTAGCATATTCGTCGAACTCCTCACCCTTGACGTGCTTTTCGGCCAGGTAGAACGCGAGGCGTTTAATCCTCCCCATGAAGTAGCCGTGCGGCAGGTCAAAGAATATGTGG
The Thermococcus radiotolerans genome window above contains:
- a CDS encoding 30S ribosomal protein S14, encoding MAKADYNKRKPRKFGKGARRCMRCGQYGPIIRIHGLMLCRHCFREIAPKLGFKKYE
- a CDS encoding 50S ribosomal protein L5 encodes the protein MQINREAILADWEAHPMRKPRIAKVTINIGVGESGERLTKAEKMLEALVGQKPIRRRAKQTNKDFGIRRGEPIAVKVTLRGEKAEEMLKRLLAAVDNKLKASNFDEHGNFCFGIDEHINIPGVEYDPEIGIFGMDVCVTLERPGFRVAKRKRQRKKIPNRHKLTKEEGIVFAMEEFKVTVEGL
- a CDS encoding 30S ribosomal protein S4e, coding for MARKGAKRHLKRLAAPNQWYISRKTYKWAVRPRPGPHSMRTSIPLLYIVRDYLGYAKTAREARKILNEGKVLVDGRVRKDYKFPVGIMDVVSIPETGEHYRVLPNRIGKLILHPISEKEANIKPLRISNKRMVKGAKVQLNLHDGSNHLVTMDEKDKYRTAYTVLMKVPDREVIEVIPFEVGAYVFVTQGKNVARKGKVVEVRGFPMGWPDVVTIEDENGELFDTLKEYAFVVGKEKPEISLP
- the rplX gene encoding 50S ribosomal protein L24: MKLKTRQPKKQRKFLYNAPLHLRSKIMAATLSPELRNKYGVRSLPIREGDKVRVMRGDFKGKEGKVLEVDLKRYRIHVEGVTQKKVDGTEVFYPVHPSNVMIIDLNLEDEKREKIINRRAG
- a CDS encoding 50S ribosomal protein L14; the protein is MAKKGAGATRGISPVRPTRALPIGAYLKVADNSGAKVIQIIGVVGYKGTRRRLASAGVGDMVIAAVKKGRPDIRHQVVRAVVVRQRKEYRRLDGMRVKFEDNAAAIVTPEGVPRGTEIRGAIAREAAERWVRLGSIASIVL
- a CDS encoding 30S ribosomal protein S17, whose product is MREIGLKVQPPAEKCDDPHCPWHGHLKIHGRYFEGIVVSDKGKKTVVVERQHYHYLKKYERYELRRSKVHAHNPECIDAKVGDKVLIAETRPISKTKSWVVVAVTKRAGER
- a CDS encoding ribonuclease P protein component 1, producing the protein MRRNGKEGKDRAPGRPQRKGQEVARRPWIFRGPDRNRVTAKNIIWSELIGLKAKIIRASHPELVGIEGYVLDETRNTLTIGGERVWVIPKDVVELEFEVGDKRIRINGKELIGRPEMRLKKRWRK
- the yciH gene encoding stress response translation initiation inhibitor YciH encodes the protein MLFKEVLKEQQRIRVYIEKARYGKLKTIIEGIDEKEFDLEDIAKKLKAKLACGGTVKKGRIELQGDHRERVKKLLGDLGFSEDLIEIE
- the rpmC gene encoding 50S ribosomal protein L29 codes for the protein MKPSEIREMSIEEIEKKLRELRLELAKERGVLTMGASLENPMVIRNIRRDIARLLTIKKEKLREKR
- a CDS encoding 30S ribosomal protein S3, with translation MAIERYFIKEGVKEMLIDEYLEKELRRAGYGGIDIKKTPLGTKVVIFAANPGYVIGRGGRRIRELTRTLERKFNLENPQIEVEEIKNPYLNAKVQAVRLAQALERGIHFRRAAYSAIRAIMRNGARGVEIRLSGKLTGERAKSVRFYQGYLAKVGNPAETLVSKGYAQAKLKLGVIGVKVSIMPPDAKLPDEIEVIEKPVEEEVSTNEAE
- the rplV gene encoding 50S ribosomal protein L22 produces the protein MSRGRFSYSFQNFDPDRMARASGRDLRISPKHSIELLREIKGMMLNDALRYLDDVIALKRPVPMRRFNDSQGHKPGKGFGPGRYPVKVAKAVKKVLLNAKNNAEQKGLDPDRLKIIHAAAQRGPVLRGYIPRAFGRATPFNEQTTHIEIVVEEVRR
- a CDS encoding 30S ribosomal protein S19, translated to MARKKEFKYRGYSFEELLNMSLEDFAKLLPSRQRRSLRRGLSPEQKKLLRKIRLAKKGKYKKPIRTHSRDMVILPEMVGMTIHVYNGKEFVPIEIKEEMIGHYLGEFALTRRIVQHGSPGVGATRSSMFVAIK
- a CDS encoding 50S ribosomal protein L2; amino-acid sequence: MGKSLIQQRRGKGTTTFRAPSHRYRGAVRYVPLNLTKEKTLVGKVVEILHDPGRTAPVARVKFENGMEKLIIAPEGILVGEEIAIGPNAPIKIGNTLPLAMIPEGSYVYDIEGVPGDGGKYVRAGGAYALVVSREKDKVIVQLPSGELKQFKPTCRATIGVVAGGGRLEKPIVKAGKAYYIAKARNRFWPKPRGVKMNAVNHPHGGKEHHIGRPSTVSRRAPPGRKVGHIAARRTGRRK
- a CDS encoding 50S ribosomal protein L23 yields the protein MDPYKVIIKPVVTEKAVAMIENENKLTFIVDKRATKQDIKRAVEAMFEVKVEKVNTLITMRGEKKAYVKLKPEYSASEVAARIGLF
- the rpl4p gene encoding 50S ribosomal protein L4, which produces MKVKVFNLEGEPVEEIELPKVFATPFRPDLIRRAVIASWTHRIQPQGRDPMAGKRRVTENIGKGHGMARVERIKTSPRFAAFVPFARGGRRTHPPKVEKVIWEDINKKERRLAIMSAIAATANYDLVRARGHIVDNIPQVPIVVTDDLEKVFKTAQTREIFKKLGVWDDIERAKKNTKIRAGKGKMRGRRYKKAKGPLIVVAKNEGIVQGARNHPGVDVVTVENLSAELLAPGTHPGRLTIWTKGAIERLREIYG
- a CDS encoding 50S ribosomal protein L3 — its product is MGKIHRPRRGSLAYSPRKRAKSIVPRIRKWPQDSEVRMLGFAGYKAGMTHILMIDDRPGLTKGKEIFMPVTIVEVPPLFVYGIRAYRQGYLGLETATEVWFHELNDYVKRRIKTLPKEYGEDAFKAKLGQLEDLVNDGEIVDVRLLVHTQPWLIKLKKKPEVMEYAIGGDDVKAKFEYAKEKIGKELRASEVLHEGELLDIIAVTKGKGTQGPVKRWGIKIQFHKAQRAGKARHVGNLGPWHPTRVMWTVPQAGQMGFHHRTEFNKRLIAIGENGKLKLDEKNEVEVTPKGGFPHYGVIRSDFLMIQGTVPGAFKRIIRVRPAIRPPKKKPPVERPQITYVSRESKQ
- a CDS encoding putative RNA uridine N3 methyltransferase, whose amino-acid sequence is MAWHVFIPDSLLEETDDPKIRTYKVGQIARACAIFGVEHVWIYRAGGRDGRFIKTILEYAETPQYLRKRLFPLMPELKYVGVIPPLRTPHHKLKGKPKVGEIREGFAFRKGRRTYADIGLDDLAMVEGDIEGRATFRIVSVRPLRVIPAKPEEYWGYRVHLTGKSLAKTLKKARLDLAIATSRKGRDIREVKLPPLEGEVGFVFGSPRKGVMELLGEEEYDFDLILNTVPNQRTKTVRTEEAVLATLAVFNLIRRD
- a CDS encoding AAA family ATPase — encoded protein: MLFSPYPKTKREELFDRERELKELEEAVKRRERLILLLGLRRLGKSSLLNVALNELTYPSIKVDVRKTYSEFSSVNRYVIGKMLLSGMSGRKKLVEEAKLFLERVKGVSVSGLKLEITSKDFSITELLEALNEYGEKAGRVIIAFDEAQYLRFGGATRYDGILAYAIDNLENLTFILTGSEVGLLFDFLKFDNPEAPLFGRYHHDVILDRFSPEISAEFLRKGFEEAHFEVSGREIEGAVGELDGIPGWLALYGYTRVTKNLRHEEAINEVLGEAKSLIQTELSKLFAYSPRYRVILKAIALGYSRWKDIKDYLTLKLGYINDSNFSALLENLVKSGYVEKKEGRYIIPDPVLEKVFREL